The Pseudomonadota bacterium sequence TGTCAACCTGACCGGTACCTTCAATTTGATTCGTTCACTCGCACCGCGACAACGCGAGGCGGGGTGCGGCCGCATTGTCAACATAACCTCCATCAATGGAATTCGCGGTAAGTTCGGTCAGGCCAACTACACAGCGGCGAAAGCGGGCATGATTGGGTTGACTAAAACCGCCGCACGCGAACTGGGTCCCAAGGGCGTTACCGTCAATGCGGTAGCACCGGGTATGGTGATGACCGATATGGCGACCCAATTGCCGCAGGAGATACTCGACCGGGCACTGGCGGAAACGTTGCTCAACGATTTGGCGCTGCCACGAGATATCGCCAATGCAGTTGTCTTCCTTTTGTCAGATGCCGCACGAATGATAACGGGTGAAGTAATCCGGGTTGATGCTGGTCAATATATCTAGCCGCAACCGTGGGAAAGTTACTAGCCAACGAATTTCAACGCAGAGATGGGATGTCGGGCGATACGCGTCTTCAGGCCTACGAATCTGATTTAGGGGTGTCATACCGATTCCCGTCTTTGCGTTGAAACCCTTTAAAACCTGGAGCACCGACCAATGAGCGCAACCTCTCAAAGTGTACCCAACGCGTCAACAGCCAAAACCGGCCGCGCCGAGTTCAATTGGCAGGATCCGCTGCTGATCTCTTCCCAGCTCACCGATGATGAGCGCATGGTGCAGGAGGCGGCTTACGCCTATTGCCAAGAGAAGCTGATGCCGCGCGTACTGATGGCTAATCGCGAAGAGCATTTTGATCGTGAAATCATGAACGAGATGGGCGAGTTGGGCTTTCTTGGATCAACCCTGCCGGAAGAGTACGGCTGCGCAGCGGTCAACTATGTCTGCTATGGGTTGATCGCACGCGAAGTGGAGCGTGTGGATAGCGGTTATCGATCTGCAATGAGTGTGCAATCGAGCCTGGTGATGCATCCCATTTATGCATATGGTACCGAAGAACAACGTAAAAAATATCTGCCGAAGTTGGCAACCGGTGAGCAAGTCGGCTGCTTCGGGCTAACTGAACCGAACGCCGGATCGAATCCTTCGCAGATGCGGACCCGTGCACGAAAGATCGACGGTGGCTACGTGTTGAACGGATCCAAGATGTGGATAACCAACTCGCCCATTGCTGATGTCTTCGTCGTATGGGCCAAAGATGATGCGGGCGAAATCCGTGGTTTTGTACTCGAGAAAGGCATGAAAGGTCTTACCGCACCGAAGATCGAGGGCAAGTTCTCGCTACGCGCCTCGATCACCGGAGAGATCGTGATGGATGAGGTGGAAATCCCCGAAGAGAATCTGCTGCCCAACGTGAAGGGACTTAAAGGCCCCTTCGGCTGCCTCAATCGCGCGCGCTACGGTATTGCGTGGGGCAGTCTGGGCGCTGCTGAGTACTGCTGGCATGCAGCACGTCAGTACACCCTGGATCGCGAGCAGTTCGGCCGCCCGCTTGCGGCCAATCAGCTGGTGCAGAAAAAGCTCGCGGACATGCAGACCGAGATCACCCTGGGTCTGCAGGCCTGCCTGCAATTGGGGCGGTTGTTCGATCAGGGTATGGCGGCACCTGAGGCGATCTCCATGCTCAAGCGCAACAACTGCGGCAAGTCGCTGGATATCGCACGCATCGCGCGTGATATGCATGGCGGCAATGGTATAGCAGACGAGTTCCATGTCATCCGCCACATGATGAATCTTGAAGCAGTCAACACCTATGAAGGCACGCACGATGTCCACGCGCTGATACTTGGGCGTGCCCAGACCGGCCTGCAAGCGTTCTCCGGTTAAAAAGCTCGGGGTAAAGAATCCTCTGCACATCGCCCCCATACCCCCGCGTTCCCCTCCCATTGGGTAG is a genomic window containing:
- a CDS encoding SDR family NAD(P)-dependent oxidoreductase — encoded protein: MGSFLEFGGRGAVVTGGARGIGLAIVRLLRECGVEVHVFDRDPAAELEATGAVFHAVDIADSASVNAAVEKLPGSVTMLVNNAGITRDRSLQKMSDEEWQSVIDVNLTGTFNLIRSLAPRQREAGCGRIVNITSINGIRGKFGQANYTAAKAGMIGLTKTAARELGPKGVTVNAVAPGMVMTDMATQLPQEILDRALAETLLNDLALPRDIANAVVFLLSDAARMITGEVIRVDAGQYI
- a CDS encoding acyl-CoA dehydrogenase — its product is MSATSQSVPNASTAKTGRAEFNWQDPLLISSQLTDDERMVQEAAYAYCQEKLMPRVLMANREEHFDREIMNEMGELGFLGSTLPEEYGCAAVNYVCYGLIAREVERVDSGYRSAMSVQSSLVMHPIYAYGTEEQRKKYLPKLATGEQVGCFGLTEPNAGSNPSQMRTRARKIDGGYVLNGSKMWITNSPIADVFVVWAKDDAGEIRGFVLEKGMKGLTAPKIEGKFSLRASITGEIVMDEVEIPEENLLPNVKGLKGPFGCLNRARYGIAWGSLGAAEYCWHAARQYTLDREQFGRPLAANQLVQKKLADMQTEITLGLQACLQLGRLFDQGMAAPEAISMLKRNNCGKSLDIARIARDMHGGNGIADEFHVIRHMMNLEAVNTYEGTHDVHALILGRAQTGLQAFSG